One Oscarella lobularis chromosome 18, ooOscLobu1.1, whole genome shotgun sequence genomic window, tttttatttggaCTCTTTCTAAGACTAGACGCTCCTCCTAGATCTTATCCAAAGACTGAGCCTAATATTGCgaagataaataatatttttatttggaCTAGGACTAGACAGACTAAGATTAATTGAATAGGGACTGGAGGTCTAGGCTCTGTTTTCAAGATATTCTATGTCTATTCACCTGATCAATGCCTCCACGCCGTAGCTCAAGAACTGCGAGATTGTTATATGCCTCTGCATGATCATTGTCGAGTGTCATGGTCAGTTTGAAGCACTGTTGAGCAAGACTCATATCCCCTAtactctaaaaaagaaaaaaagaaaaatattaatCATGTATtaataaattcaatttatatataaaatCTTACTACTGCCACGTGTCCGATGTTGTACCACACTTCCGCTATCACATCGTCTTCAGCGAGTTCGATGGATCGTATGAAGCAATTGAGAGCCATGTCGTATTGTTGCGAATAGAAGCAGCATAGGCCGAGATTATTGAACAATTCCGCGTTGTATACGCCCATTTGCAACAAGCGtctcaaaacgaaaacacccgtattaaataaataaataaataaaatgtgCGCTCTATTATATACCTGTAGTATCTCAACGCAATTTCCGGCATGTCTGTGTAGAAGTGATGATTCGCTATGCAAGCAATCGCCTCCACATTCGTGCTGTCGTACTTCAAGACTTCCTTATATTGGCTCACTGAAGACACAACTTCACCAATACCCTTTatatgattaattaattaattaattaattaattagactaTCTCTTTCTTTACCTCGTAAATTCTAGCCAGTGCTATAATCAGAGTAGCGTCATTAGGAAACTTCTCcaaaaactaaagaaaaataactAAACACTATTAATTATATTCGCTTATAGTCTTCCACCTTTTTGCACAGATCAATCGCCTTCAGAGGCTGATCCAACTTGCTGTAAACCTTGCAGAGATACAGAACGGTGTCGACCATTTCCTGGTGACGTAGAGCGGAGAGAAACTGCTGCTCGGCCTCGCGATACATGCCCAGACGATAGTAGCATTTTCCCAGCTGAACTTTCCATAGCCAGTCTTGAAAACGCATGGCCTCGGTTGCCTTGGCAGCCAATTCGAGAGCCTCAAACAAAGCGTATATGATTCGTTAATAAAAAATGCTATTATTTAcatttctgacgtcgttttcgtgaTGGAAAATATAATCAAATAAAGCCTATAGGAAAACCTATATAGTAAAAAAATAGACTATATGGCATACGTTTGCTAGGTGAGGTCTCTGCGCATATTTCGCCAAATTCAGCTTCGAAATATTAATAAAAGGACCACCTGGCTCAGACAGAAGAGACGCCTAAAAAAACCAAATCTTAACCcatattgaaaaaaaaataaatctattATTACTGTTCCCAATCGAACGTGTCGGCCTGacgctgacgtcacaggcCTAATATAGATAACCTCTATTGATGAATTCCTTTTCTCATTGTGGGGGTCTCACCTCGCTGTCATGGCACTGCGAGGTGTCATGATCATTTGCTCCATGGTACCCGGTCTCGTTCCGCCCTGCGTTCCCGGACGAACGAATCCGCTCAACGGACGTCCAGATTGAGATACGGGTCTTATAGGATTAAATActtatatttaattatttgcgAAAATTCGTTTCGGCTCCACCTGACGCTTTGACTCGGCATTCCCTGACTCGTTCGCGGCACCGCTTTAAACGACGTTCCCGGACCTGGATTGATatattcgtttctttttgaaattttttgtttatcCCTTACGTGCGACTTGAGCGACGgaattctcgtcgagaagcgtCTCGGCGAGACcttcttcgtcaacgtcgagctcgtcgacgtagaCTTGCTCGGTGAGAGATCGCGTTTTGAGAAACCAAGCCGCCTAAACGTTTTGccttcgatttctcgcctttttcgtcgagCTACGCGGTTCGTGCCTGATCGTATGGATTTTTCAATAGCAGGTCGGTGCATAGCGATATGCAGGAGTCGAAATCGCGTTGGCGAAAGGCGCAATGGGCGGCGAAAAGAGGATCCATGTCGTGCGTTAgaaatcacgtgatagcATAAcgtctaattaattaattcttcgattttttagTCACTCGTTCGGCTTGAAAACTTTCCTAATTTCTGTCCAATAAAATGAAGCTTTTTCTCCAACGTCCGGAGTAGGGTAGTTCTGCTCGTAAAATATTCCAGCGATCGTTCCGACCGTGAAACCAAGAATTGCGAATTTATTGACCGATGCTACGACAACGCCAGTAATAAATCCTTTTAGAAATCCTTCTGCAATTGGGCGTTTGGTCCTTGCGTCGCTAGAGGAAGAGTCCTTGTCCGTCATGCCCAATGTGGTTGCGTCATACTCTAACgcgcgtctttctcttctttctctatctctttctccttcttttcctctttcttaCTACTTGATCTTATCTGATCCTCTTCCTCGCCCTTTCTACGAAaggagaggagaaggaaatgaTCACAAACTCGTGTGGAAATCAATCTATGACCATTACACTGTACTGAAGATGATGAAAGGTGCCTTCGTGGAGTTGCACAGCCGAAAGACGACACACAGTCGTTTCTAGTGCAGCCAGAGGCCTCTGATTCAGTCGAACGCATATCTCTACGTAGTAAATACAAAAAATTCTCACCTgcctaagaaaaatcgaGTTCTCGCAAATAAATTACCAATTGTGGTTTCGTGCAATAAACAAATCACTCAAAACGCAGAATTAGAACCAACCCCCTAGGCGACAGCGGCAGCCGCGCCGGCTCGACTATCCACCATAGCCCTAAGAATCTTCCACTCGCTCATTCTGGGGTCAAAGCACTCAACGGTCGCAAGACGCGATCGACCGTCGTATCCCCCGCAAACGTAGGCCATTCCCCCGCGCACGGCGACAGCCGGCCACGCGCGAATCGAATGCATATGCGGCAAGCGTTCCCACCGATTCGTCATCACTTCGAACTTCTCAGCGACGTCATAATAGACGTTGACTGATCGATTGCGACCCCCAAACGCGTAGAGGGTGTTATCGACGACGcagacgccgacgccggcaCGAGCGAGAGTCATGTCGGCGCCGAACGACCACGTATTGTCGACGGGGTCAAAAATCTGAGATTTGAGGTCATTTTAGGGGGTtccctcttttcttttttcttacctcgACGCTGCTGTGGTGGATTGCGTGATCGTGACCGCCTACGACGTAgattttgtcgtcgagaacggcgacgccggcgccTGATCGATTGAGTCGCATTTCGGGAAGGGCCGTCCATTCGTTCGTTTGCGGATCGTAGCGTTCGGCTGTACTGTAGCAATTCTGcgcgtcttcgccgccgaaaaCGTAGAGATATTCTACAGGACGAAAACTACGGTAAAACGTCCGCTAAATGATGATTTCGGCTATACTAGACTCTCAAGATCAAGCCTACTGACTCTATAGAGCAAAAACTACGGTTAGGCGTCCCCTAAACTGAAACTAAATAATGATTTGGGCTATACTAGACTCTCAAAATCAAGCCTACTGACTCTATAAAGCAAAAACTACATACAGTCAAACGTCCCTGATGATTTTACCAACCCTAAAAGTACGGTTAGGTGTCCCCTAAACTGACACTAAATGATGATTTGGGCTGTAGATCAAGCCCAATGACCCAACTAAACCCTAAAAGAATCTCAAGGCTCTAAGTTAACTACATCTCTCCTATACTAATGATGTACTGTAGCTTACCGTCAAGAGAAGTAACGCCGACAAACGAACGTTCTCGACTCATTGGCGCAATCGCAACCCACTTACTCTCCTTCGGATCGAATTTCTCGCACGAGCTCAAATACTGCGTGCCGTCGCGCGATTCCGCCGTTTCGCACTCGCCCCCAACAACGTACAAAACCCCGTCGACAGTCGCCATGCCGACAGCCGTTCTCACTTGCATCATAGGCGGTACGACTTTCCATTTATTCTCTTCGATGTCGTATTTTTCAGCTGTATTCAAACAATGCCGGCTATTTcgtccgccgacgacgtagaCCGTCTCCGGCGGAACGCGATGCTTCATTGACGGATTGTCGGCGCTGctcaccgccgccgcgattCCGCGCACGAATGCCTGGTGTTCGACGTTCGATTCGatgatttcgtcgttgagaaCGGTGGTTAGGAGGTAGTCGCGTTTGAGGAGGGGAAGACGGACGGTTTCGTGGAGAATCTCGGCGACGTGTTTTCGACGCGAGGGGAAGTCGTGAAGAAGCCAATTACGCGCTGCTTCGTAGACGGCTGTTTCAGACCTAACctaaagaaataataaaGGGAATAAAAAACCATAAACTATACATATAAAAATCATGAATGCTTGGAGAGAAAATCACGTGAACTCTTGCGGTTAATTCCTGAACTGCATGAGTTCACAAACTATGCATAGTCACAAATATTATACGGAAGTTTCCActgcatatatatacatgtagcTCATGGGCAAAAATAGGATAAAACCATGaactatatatataataaaaaTCACGTGAACTAATGACACAAACTATATGAGTATGagtaaaataataaatagtgACTACCGTACATAAAACTCTTCTTACCTGCAGGCCATCTTTCATAAGCAGCCCCTTGGCATCTTCCCATCCCAATCCCAAAAACTCTTCGCACCGCGCCACATCAACAAACCTTCGACAGACAAAccgatcgacttcttcgacCAATTCAACGCATCCGTGCACGTCAGCAAACGATCCAATCCCGAGACAATTTCCCGGCTCGATCTGCTCCTCCAAGAACTTGCAACAAGCATCGCGCAAAGACTCGATTTGAAGCATACTCGCCGCCGGTAAAAGATCCTGAACGTTTTcgtccgaaacgacgacttcgccCGTGTAAGCGTAGTCGAGAATCGTTTCGAAGGCGTCCGGATCGATGGATTTGAGTTCGATCGTCTCCTGGCGGCTCTCGCGCATGCCCGATGAGAGCATCGCTTTTAAATATGGAATCGTTGCGACGAGGACGAGTTTGTGGGCGCGGAACGTTCGATTGGCGACGGAGAGTTCGATGTCGCACATGGCGTTCGTGTCGCGAAGTCGTCGCAGGGCGCCGAGGACGTCTGACGCGTGTTCGGGCGTTTTGaaggcgcgtcgacgttcgtctgcgtcgttttcgcgcaGTTTTACGCGTTTCATGCGTTTCGAGAGAAAGCCGCTTTCGAAGCCGAGCCTTTGACGCTTTGGGCGACTCGGATTCATCCTTTGTTTTGcgtctgttttcttttccaacgcgaatttgattttgatgtAGCGTGCGCGTGTCGGCACGCCTTCTAGGTCATGTGTCTAATAAACAAACGAATAACCcggatttttctttcgcacgAACTTTATGTTGCTCCGGCAATCGTCTCGAGCGCTAACGAGCTTTCTAACGCCGTGCAGTCGGCGACTAATGTCCTTCTGGTTGCTCAACAGCGTGTTAACATTATCGAGACCAAAGCCTACGTCAGCTACAGGCACTACCCCAGCCAAGGGCAAGGAATACAGCCATTGGATACCAGCCTATGCAATAGAACAGTATTACAAAGGTACAGAAAAGCATTGATATTAATTTATAGTCTTGACCTCACAAACAATGGCAGGTATTCGGTCTCTATCTGACCCCTTCTACACTAATCACACGCCGTCTCCCTTTTCCAGACGATGAGTGGAAGAGTAAACTCACAGAAGAAGAGTACTACGTCACTCGTATGAAAGGAACCGAAAGGGTAACGCAGTTTCCATCTCCTCCTCGCCTGCAAAACCAAAATCTTTTCCTTAGCCTTTCAGCGGAAAATATTACGACCTCAAGGACGACGGTACGTACGTCTGCGTCTGCTGCGGTGCGCCGCTTTTTCAGTAAGTAGAATTTGAGTTTCCTTGACCACGCCTACACTATTTCCCAGCTCTGATCACAAATATGAGTCTGGTACTGGCTGGCCATCCTTCTATGAGGCGTTGAAGGAGCAACAACAGAGCTGCGGTAGTCAGAGTGAAAGCAACGTCGCTCTACACGAAGATAGGTCTCATGGAATGGTTCGCACGGAAGTAACCTGCAAGAAGGtaaatagattaattaacgaatttttatatattgattcttttttgttaGTGTGGTGCTCATCTTGGTCACGTGTTTCCTGATGGACCGAAGCAGACTGGCGAGCGTTACTGCATCAATAGCGTCTCGCTCAAATTCGaaccaaagaaaaagtcctagagaagaaaagagaggGTGGGGCAAAACTGAAATTGTAGCAGAATAGCTAGCTACAAATTCACATGCATGCATTTGATTAatatcaatcaatcaatatcGTGCATTATTTGTGAGGTGTGTTCTTTACTAGACTTTTgacgttttaattaatttgacaTCATCTGTTACGAGCTCTTCTTCTgattcctcttccttctcctcctcctcctctttctccttgtCCTGTTGCGTAAGCTCCACAAACTCAGGCAAGGCAGGCGTCTAAGATAAAAAGCTCGCAGTGCAGTCATACAATGCGTACGACTCACCAATACTTTCCCACTCCACAGAGCCTTTGTATCGCCGTTCCGCCACGCAAGAAAGAACACCATTCCCAACGTGGATGGAACGAGATAGAGCAGCGCTGGTTGACCGCTTTTCATTAGCGCCAAAGCGCAATAGGTAATGCCCAAGCCAGCCCCGtaagctgaaaaaaaagcctgagaagaaaagcgtTTGCAAGTCTGATCGCTTACCTAGGATGACGGGAAAGAAATAGCCTCGAAAGACGAATGCAGAGTGTCGCTGTCTGTCTATAAGAAGACAATAGGAAATGAGGAGTCCTGTGGGGAGAAAAATATCAGCTGAGGCAACAAGAATTATTAATCTATTGCCTGGAATAATCATATCGCCAAATCCAAGCATTCCTTCGTTGTGACAAGCACTGTAGTCCGGGTCAGCAGACGGAAGTCTCAAAAGTAGAGGAAGCTAAGACAGATTGGGGAAAATCTCTTCGAAATATCAATTTTTCTTACAGTTTCCTTTGCGCCCGACCCAGCCCGACCTCCCGTCGCAACTTTAATCATAATGCTCTCCTTCGACTAATAAGAGACACGTCGCCAAGACAACggaagaaatcaaaacgCTCTTACTTTCGTAAAGAGAGGAGTAataaagacaaagaaaacgtcgtaGATAAGAAACAGAATCATTAACGTAGTACAAGCCTATAATAAATCATAGAGTGGGACATAGAGATGCAAAGCCTACTTTAAGACTCTTCAGAACAACTCCCTTATAGATGTGTAATATTAGAGCTATGCCCAATATGTCTTGCAAAATCCACGAATACCTAAGCACGGGTTATCCCTGTATGTAACCTTCTAATTTTCATACCATTGATGACGTGCGAAGAACCAAAAGAGAGGCAAGCCTAGACTAATCAAATAACTCGCGACGGAGAGAATCGTTGGAGGAGTCTTAGCAAACGGCACTTTCTTAACAGGGCACCTTTAtaattttcaataaaaaaaagactctTTATTCCCTCTTTGCTCCTACCTGCACTGAAATCGCTGGGGCAAAAGATCCGCAGCTGAGGCAACGATGTCAGATAGACCAAACCATGAACCAAGAGCAAATAATGCCAGGACAGCGTAAACTAGAAGAGGGAGGCTCATATAGGTGGAGAACTAACGCTAGGTTTCCTCTCACTTGCGTATTTGTAGAAGTAGTATAAGAGAAGTAAAATACCAATAACCATTCCCAGGGTAAGTAGAGTGCAAAGTACGGAAACGCACGTTCCCTgactcttttcttcgtcttgtgcccttaattaaaaagacaAATAACTGATAAATGAATCTCACCGTAATGTAATCGAACTTATTGTTCCTGTTCTGATAGTACGACCAAATGGGACCAATAGATACAATGAAAATTGCCATGACTGCCATCGCCAGTTCGCTGAGGTCAAAAGACTTTGGCTGGAGTACGTAAACAGTTACAGGCggcaactgaaaaaaaagaaaccaacaaatcaatcaatcaaggAAAATATTGAGATATAAATTCTGCTTACGAGATAATTATGCCGGGTTTTAGTCAAAGCACGATAATCGGCTTCAGCCAGTGTCAATAAAGTCAAGCCAGGATACATATCATTGCTTACATTCCACTGCGGACCTGACTGGATTAGATAAAAGCCATCGTTCATATTCTTATTAAGGAATTCCTATGTAGGTACCTCATCTGATGATATGATGACCAGTTCCTCATTCCGTAACAACAGACCCGTCAAAAAgtcgttcgccgtcgattcgtcgcatTCAGCCGTCGCAACGATAGCCGTCGAGGCCCTCAGTCGAGGATAAGGCGGTTGACACGAGTCGATGAGAAGCAAATCGAACTGTTTCCGGGAAAAGGTTCGGTTCCCTGTTTCGGGTCCCCTGGAGCGGAAGGCCTCACCGCGTTCGCAACGAAGTCGTCTTTCGACTTGAAAGAACTGATGTCGCCGTGGAGATTAGCGCAGTATCGCGAGTGCTGCGATTGCGGGCGTATAATCGCTTGAACTTTCGATTCCTTCGCACGAGAGCCGGTGATCGCCTATCGAAGACTTCGTTTTTATGATGGGATATCGCGCTGCTTTCGTACGTACGGTGATAACGAATAAAAGAGCCGTTGCACGCATTTTGTTGACGTAACCTATTCTTACGACAAGACGTAACAACGGAAAAATGACggcggacgacgaaagacgtcAGAAAGCGCTTGCTGACTATCGCAAGCGATTGCGAGAGCATCGGGACATCGACGCCAGTCTAAAAACCAGTCTGTTAAGTCTAGCTTCAATTGGGGCCCCCCTAAATTCTACCGTAGAACGAGAAAAGCTCAAGGAGCTAAGCAACGAGTTCGAAAAATCAGAGAACAATTTAAAAGCACTCCAGAGCGTCGGTCAGGTGAGTCCACAACCCAAAAAGCACCGACacaaaggagaaaacgatcgcgaaTTCTTCTTAGCTGATAGGCGAAGTACTGAGACAATTGACAGAGGAAAAATGTAGGAAAACACACTTTTAGTAGGTCTTACAGATAATACGTGCGTATTAGTCATAGTGAAGGCATCGAATGGGCCTCGCTACGTTGTGGGATGTAGACGTCAGGTGAGGGtggagaagagagagaaaaaatacgATTAGAAGGGCAAAACACTTAGGTTGATAAGGTGAAATTGAAGCAGGGGGCCCGCGTGGCTTTAGACATGACCACATTGACTATTATGAGGTATGGGGGGAGGGGAAAAAACTTACGGTATCCCATGGGACTTGGAATTGATTTTATATAGAATCCTTCCTCGCGAAGTAGATCCCCTCGTTTTTAA contains:
- the LOC136198050 gene encoding peptide methionine sulfoxide reductase MsrB-like isoform X1, which produces MLLRQSSRALTSFLTPCSRRLMSFWLLNSVLTLSRPKPTSATGTTPAKGKEYSHWIPAYAIEQYYKDDEWKSKLTEEEYYVTRMKGTERPFSGKYYDLKDDGTYVCVCCGAPLFHSDHKYESGTGWPSFYEALKEQQQSCGSQSESNVALHEDRSHGMVRTEVTCKKCGAHLGHVFPDGPKQTGERYCINSVSLKFEPKKKS
- the LOC136198050 gene encoding peptide methionine sulfoxide reductase MsrB-like isoform X2: MADDEWKSKLTEEEYYVTRMKGTERPFSGKYYDLKDDGTYVCVCCGAPLFHSDHKYESGTGWPSFYEALKEQQQSCGSQSESNVALHEDRSHGMVRTEVTCKKCGAHLGHVFPDGPKQTGERYCINSVSLKFEPKKKS
- the LOC136198026 gene encoding kelch-like protein diablo encodes the protein MNPSRPKRQRLGFESGFLSKRMKRVKLRENDADERRRAFKTPEHASDVLGALRRLRDTNAMCDIELSVANRTFRAHKLVLVATIPYLKAMLSSGMRESRQETIELKSIDPDAFETILDYAYTGEVVVSDENVQDLLPAASMLQIESLRDACCKFLEEQIEPGNCLGIGSFADVHGCVELVEEVDRFVCRRFVDVARCEEFLGLGWEDAKGLLMKDGLQVRSETAVYEAARNWLLHDFPSRRKHVAEILHETVRLPLLKRDYLLTTVLNDEIIESNVEHQAFVRGIAAAVSSADNPSMKHRVPPETVYVVGGRNSRHCLNTAEKYDIEENKWKVVPPMMQVRTAVGMATVDGVLYVVGGECETAESRDGTQYLSSCEKFDPKESKWVAIAPMSRERSFVGVTSLDEYLYVFGGEDAQNCYSTAERYDPQTNEWTALPEMRLNRSGAGVAVLDDKIYVVGGHDHAIHHSSVEIFDPVDNTWSFGADMTLARAGVGVCVVDNTLYAFGGRNRSVNVYYDVAEKFEVMTNRWERLPHMHSIRAWPAVAVRGGMAYVCGGYDGRSRLATVECFDPRMSEWKILRAMVDSRAGAAAAVA
- the LOC136198031 gene encoding signal peptide peptidase-like 2B; this translates as MRATALLFVITAITGSRAKESKVQAIIRPQSQHSRYCANLHGDISSFKSKDDFVANAFDLLLIDSCQPPYPRLRASTAIVATAECDESTANDFLTGLLLRNEELVIISSDESGPQWNVSNDMYPGLTLLTLAEADYRALTKTRHNYLLPPVTVYVLQPKSFDLSELAMAVMAIFIVSIGPIWSYYQNRNNKAQDEEKSQGTCVSVLCTLLTLGMVIGILLLLYYFYKYAIYAVLALFALGSWFGLSDIVASAADLLPQRFQCRCPVKKVPFAKTPPTILSVASYLISLGLPLFWFFARHQWYSWILQDILGIALILHIYKGVVLKSLKACTTLMILFLIYDVFFVFITPLFTKSKESIMIKVATGGRAGSGAKETLPLLLRLPSADPDYSACHNEGMLGFGDMIIPGLLISYCLLIDRQRHSAFVFRGYFFPVILAYGAGLGITYCALALMKSGQPALLYLVPSTLGMVFFLAWRNGDTKALWSGKVLTPALPEFVELTQQDKEKEEEEEKEEESEEELVTDDVKLIKTSKV
- the LOC136198032 gene encoding tetratricopeptide repeat protein 8-like, with amino-acid sequence MDPLFAAHCAFRQRDFDSCISLCTDLLLKNPYDQAAWFLKTRSLTEQVYVDELDVDEEGLAETLLDENSVAQVARPGTSFKAVPRTSQGMPSQSVRPVSQSGRPLSGFVRPGTQGGTRPGTMEQMIMTPRSAMTARPVTSASGRHVRLGTASLLSEPGGPFINISKLNLAKYAQRPHLANALFDYIFHHENDVRNALELAAKATEAMRFQDWLWKVQLGKCYYRLGMYREAEQQFLSALRHQEMVDTVLYLCKVYSKLDQPLKAIDLCKKFLEKFPNDATLIIALARIYEGIGEVVSSVSQYKEVLKYDSTNVEAIACIANHHFYTDMPEIALRYYRRLLQMGVYNAELFNNLGLCCFYSQQYDMALNCFIRSIELAEDDVIAEVWYNIGHVAVSIGDMSLAQQCFKLTMTLDNDHAEAYNNLAVLELRRGGIDQAQSLFQTSSMLNSCLYEPKFNGAAISEKVGDLQRSYVLAKQSTDAFPEHIDSAKLLKRVKEYFSAS